The Impatiens glandulifera chromosome 3, dImpGla2.1, whole genome shotgun sequence genome contains a region encoding:
- the LOC124932341 gene encoding photosystem I reaction center subunit IV, chloroplastic-like produces the protein MATCNMASAATGIVLTLSSNTATTSSSSSTRTNLSFSLKNPITTTTTTSAASRKLVTVRAASDEETPAKTEAPAEAKAAPKPPPIGPKRGAKVRILRRESYWFKGVGSVVAVDQDPKTRYPVVVRFNKVNYANVSTNNYALDEVQELD, from the exons ATGGCTACCTGCAACATGGCATCAGCTGCAACTGGGATTGTTCTAACTCTGAGCTCCAACACAGCCAccacatcatcatcatcttccacCAGGACAAACTTGTCCTTCTCTCTCAAGAACCCtattactactactactactacttcTGCAGCTTCTAGAAAGCTGGTAACTGTCCGTGCCGCCAGTGATGAAGAAACACCTGCTAAGACAGAGGCGCCAGCAGAGGCTAAGGCAGCCCCTAAACCACCACCCATTGGACCTAAGAGAGGTGCAAAG GTGCGGATCCTGAGGAGGGAATCCTATTGGTTCAAGGGAGTTGGGTCTGTGGTAGCAGTTGATCAG GATCCAAAGACAAGATACCCAGTTGTGGTTAGGTTCAACAAGGTTAACTACGCCAACGTATCCACCAACAACTATGCTTTGGACGAGGTTCAAGAACTAGACTAA